Proteins encoded together in one Argiope bruennichi chromosome 1, qqArgBrue1.1, whole genome shotgun sequence window:
- the LOC129974718 gene encoding uncharacterized protein LOC129974718, translating to MIKIALEMGISDRSVRQMAKTEFGLMPYKFRKSQLLTEENKLLRLQRCRAASQHWERILFTIEKLFGVQQAHNSQNDRIWSIDTPRTLEIVEHHKHPKSIMIWCGICGRGKTFLGFMDVGVKINRKVYQWDILDSVVLPWPKTHFGSVN from the coding sequence ATGATAAAGATCGCTCTTGAAATGGGAATAAGTGACCGATCAGTGCGGCAAATGGCAAAAACAGAATTTGGACTGATGCCTTACAAATTCCGAAAAagtcagcttctcactgaagaaaacaaactcttGCGACTCCAAAGATGTCGGGCCGCAAGTCAGCACTGGGAGAGAATCCTTTTCACGATTGAGAAGCTCTTTGGCGTCCAACAAGCTCATAACTCTCAGAACGATAGGATCTGGTCTATAGACACTCCAAGAACCTTGGAAATAGTTGAACATCACAAACATCCAAAGTCGATCATGATCTGGTGCGGAATTTGCGGAAGAGGTAAAACATTTCTGGGTTTTATGGATGTAGGagttaaaataaatcgaaaagtGTACCAGTGGGACATTCTAGATTCTGTTGTACTTCCGTGGCCCAAAACACACTTTGGCAGTGTAAACTAG